One stretch of Chryseobacterium sp. LJ668 DNA includes these proteins:
- a CDS encoding JAB domain-containing protein, with translation MKFNIVNEIKLSYSRKGNSEKFISTSSDAVDVFRQHFDKNEMDYRESFFALYVNQAHRVLGIRKISESGICSTIVDVRIIMQAALLCNATGIILAHNHPSGNLKPSEDDLKVTQKIKEASKFLDIQLLDHCILTSTHYISFADDGHL, from the coding sequence ATGAAATTCAATATTGTTAACGAAATAAAATTAAGCTATTCAAGAAAGGGAAATTCTGAGAAATTTATTTCTACTTCAAGTGATGCAGTAGATGTTTTCAGACAGCATTTTGACAAAAACGAAATGGACTACAGAGAATCATTTTTCGCCTTGTATGTAAATCAGGCTCACAGAGTTTTAGGAATACGGAAAATTTCTGAATCAGGAATTTGTTCTACCATCGTTGATGTCCGGATTATTATGCAGGCTGCACTTTTATGTAATGCAACCGGTATTATATTGGCTCATAATCATCCGTCAGGAAATTTAAAACCTTCTGAAGATGATCTGAAAGTCACGCAGAAAATTAAAGAAGCTTCAAAATTTTTAGACATTCAGTTGCTGGATCATTGTATATTGACATCAACGCATTATATATCATTTGCAGACGATGGACATTTGTAA
- a CDS encoding GLPGLI family protein: MKNTYIYSLLLVLVFSITTFGQEKTWLIEYRAISNSGAVGTGNILIFNKNNSLYGKLKSNNKDNDRKDERIDNNLYIRTNKKSLVYKDLEKNLMISNEKIFLDNYEVQDVNNIFNWKLTEEKKEILGRICKKAIVDFRGRTYAAYYDESLKYPFGPWKFSGLPGVILEIKSEDNFIKYEASYIKTSEDTIDNPFKNSSDLIPFQKYKEMYIEKYKENTAERKVGDRTVKSEMSKGGKEIYIDF; the protein is encoded by the coding sequence ATGAAGAACACATACATATATTCTCTACTTTTAGTTTTAGTTTTTTCAATTACTACATTTGGACAAGAAAAAACATGGTTAATCGAATACCGTGCTATATCTAATTCCGGTGCAGTTGGAACAGGAAATATTTTAATATTTAATAAAAACAATTCTTTATATGGAAAATTAAAAAGCAATAATAAAGACAATGATCGTAAAGATGAGAGAATAGATAATAACCTATACATTCGTACAAACAAAAAATCTTTAGTATATAAAGACTTAGAGAAAAATTTGATGATATCTAATGAAAAAATATTCTTAGATAATTATGAAGTACAAGATGTAAACAATATTTTTAATTGGAAGCTTACTGAAGAGAAAAAAGAAATTTTAGGACGTATATGTAAAAAAGCAATTGTGGACTTTAGAGGTAGAACTTATGCTGCATATTATGATGAAAGTTTAAAATATCCTTTTGGTCCTTGGAAATTTTCGGGTCTTCCTGGTGTTATTTTAGAAATAAAATCTGAAGATAATTTTATAAAATATGAAGCATCATATATAAAAACGTCTGAAGACACAATTGATAATCCATTTAAAAACAGTAGTGACTTAATTCCTTTTCAAAAATATAAAGAAATGTATATAGAAAAATATAAAGAAAATACTGCGGAAAGGAAAGTAGGAGACCGTACTGTAAAAAGTGAAATGTCTAAAGGAGGAAAAGAAATATATATAGATTTTTAA
- a CDS encoding GLPGLI family protein, whose product MNKLLFLFFSVFFIALSGQNIRFFYDYKFVADSTKIDSTFTELMHLDVSDIGSKFYSRDVYITDSIVQDRIKNRPTVNRVMINNSNFKGRVRNIVEKYYPNFNINYFTNIGLERYRVDENIDLKWEILPDIMKIGQFTAQKAQTEVFGRKWIAWFSKDYPIQDGPYKFHGLPGLIIKIEDITHSHIFELKGVKKLNNKEKWSSENERKNAKKNIIVNEKKFKKAFIEDRNDPMKTWNNSAGGMVSYTVTNASGKPVDMRDVVKNREMMIKKDNNILELDLIKK is encoded by the coding sequence ATGAATAAGTTACTTTTTTTGTTTTTTTCTGTTTTTTTTATTGCGCTAAGTGGTCAAAATATAAGATTCTTTTATGATTATAAATTTGTAGCAGACTCAACTAAAATAGACTCTACTTTTACTGAATTAATGCATTTAGATGTAAGTGATATTGGTTCAAAATTTTATAGTAGGGATGTATATATTACAGATTCTATTGTTCAAGATAGAATAAAAAATAGACCAACGGTAAATCGTGTAATGATTAATAATTCAAATTTTAAAGGAAGAGTAAGAAATATTGTTGAAAAATATTATCCAAATTTCAATATAAACTATTTTACCAATATAGGTTTAGAACGTTATAGAGTAGATGAAAATATAGATTTGAAATGGGAAATTTTACCTGATATAATGAAAATAGGTCAATTTACGGCTCAAAAGGCACAAACGGAAGTTTTTGGAAGAAAATGGATCGCTTGGTTTAGTAAAGATTACCCTATCCAAGATGGCCCTTATAAATTTCATGGATTGCCCGGATTAATAATAAAGATTGAAGATATAACACACTCGCACATTTTTGAATTAAAAGGTGTGAAAAAACTTAATAATAAGGAAAAATGGTCTAGCGAAAACGAAAGGAAAAACGCTAAAAAAAATATCATTGTTAATGAGAAAAAATTTAAAAAAGCATTTATAGAAGATCGAAATGATCCAATGAAAACATGGAACAATAGTGCCGGAGGAATGGTTTCTTATACTGTTACTAATGCATCAGGAAAACCCGTTGATATGAGAGATGTTGTAAAAAACAGAGAAATGATGATTAAAAAAGACAATAACATATTAGAATTAGATTTAATTAAAAAATAG
- a CDS encoding DUF3872 domain-containing protein translates to MKNYINKAKCFLRILYVIPILIFTETILSSCTNEELQIQQNFPFEVSVMPVHKDIANDETVEIRVKILPSGNFTETQYYLRYFQFDGTGILKYYNDIPYSQNDSYELKNKEFRLYYTSTSTMSQSFKIWIIDSFGNEREIEFQFGNKD, encoded by the coding sequence ATGAAAAATTATATCAACAAAGCGAAATGCTTTTTACGAATTCTGTATGTGATCCCAATCCTGATTTTCACAGAAACAATACTTTCATCATGCACCAACGAGGAATTACAAATCCAGCAGAATTTTCCATTTGAAGTTTCAGTCATGCCTGTTCATAAAGATATTGCGAACGATGAAACAGTGGAGATCAGGGTTAAAATTCTGCCATCCGGAAATTTTACTGAAACCCAATATTATCTCAGGTATTTTCAGTTTGATGGAACCGGAATACTGAAATACTACAACGATATTCCTTACTCCCAAAATGATTCTTATGAATTAAAGAATAAAGAGTTTCGTCTGTATTATACCTCAACATCTACAATGTCACAGAGCTTTAAAATCTGGATTATTGATAGTTTTGGAAATGAAAGAGAAATTGAGTTTCAATTTGGTAATAAGGACTAA
- a CDS encoding conjugal transfer protein TraO: protein MRKFIMIMVLLIASHTISAQRMLPKQKGVEITSGLLLSENSYNYFINAGLIVHAKKGNYLLYALEYSREVIPYRTFEIPVETISAEAGYSLNLIGNRKKSLMVNTTLSAVAGYEIINRGESILNDGSVIIHKSSFVYGAAGRISAEIYLSDRFTIIASGRTKILWNTSRNQFTPSVGIGVRINL from the coding sequence ATGAGAAAGTTTATCATGATCATGGTATTGCTCATCGCAAGCCATACGATTAGTGCACAGAGAATGCTTCCCAAACAGAAAGGTGTAGAGATTACTTCCGGTTTATTACTTTCAGAAAATTCATATAATTACTTTATAAATGCTGGACTAATTGTGCATGCTAAAAAAGGAAATTACCTGTTGTATGCATTAGAATATTCCAGAGAAGTAATCCCATACCGAACTTTTGAAATACCTGTAGAAACTATCAGTGCAGAAGCTGGTTACAGTCTAAATCTGATTGGCAACCGCAAAAAAAGCCTTATGGTCAATACGACCCTATCTGCTGTCGCAGGGTATGAAATAATCAATCGAGGTGAGAGCATCTTAAACGATGGCTCAGTAATTATTCATAAATCATCATTCGTATATGGAGCAGCTGGAAGAATTTCTGCAGAAATTTATCTTTCAGATCGTTTCACAATAATTGCTTCGGGCAGAACAAAAATACTTTGGAATACTTCCCGGAATCAGTTCACACCTTCAGTCGGAATTGGAGTAAGAATCAATTTATAA
- the traN gene encoding conjugative transposon protein TraN produces the protein MNNILKQWVIFILISVSMSPLNAQEMPEFASLSEAKLEPYKMEVTYNKTSHLLFPSPIRYVDLGSENLIANKAEDVGNVLRIKAGVRDFEEETNFSVITQDGKFYNFDVFYSSYPNTLNYDLLKLQRQNEKKYSTEVLLEDLKGESASLTELMMKTLHENPKSTIKHLGSKSFGVHVLLQSLYLHEGKFYFVLKFRNINNLLYNIDFVSFKIVDKKNLKKTVVQDKVLTPIREYLITKTINHQSDEKVVYLLDQFTLLEDQILEIEVFEKDGGRHHKIQVENADLINAKLVKDIHLKLK, from the coding sequence ATGAATAATATATTAAAACAATGGGTGATATTCATCCTCATATCCGTTTCAATGAGTCCACTCAACGCTCAGGAAATGCCGGAATTTGCTTCGCTCAGCGAAGCTAAATTAGAACCTTATAAAATGGAAGTTACCTATAACAAAACTTCCCATTTGTTATTTCCATCGCCCATACGGTATGTTGATTTGGGAAGTGAAAACCTCATTGCCAACAAAGCAGAAGATGTCGGAAATGTACTCCGAATTAAAGCCGGAGTCAGAGATTTTGAAGAAGAAACCAATTTTTCCGTGATTACTCAAGACGGGAAATTCTACAACTTTGATGTGTTTTACAGTTCCTATCCTAACACTTTGAACTATGACCTTTTAAAATTGCAGAGGCAAAATGAAAAAAAATATTCGACCGAGGTTTTATTAGAAGACCTTAAGGGAGAATCCGCTTCATTAACAGAATTAATGATGAAAACCTTGCATGAAAATCCCAAGAGTACCATCAAACATCTAGGGTCAAAAAGTTTTGGAGTTCATGTGCTGTTACAATCTTTGTATTTACACGAAGGAAAATTTTATTTCGTGCTCAAATTCAGAAATATAAATAATCTTCTATACAATATCGATTTTGTAAGTTTTAAAATTGTAGATAAGAAAAATCTAAAGAAAACGGTTGTTCAGGATAAAGTGCTGACTCCCATTCGGGAATACCTGATAACGAAAACGATCAATCATCAATCCGACGAAAAGGTTGTCTATCTATTAGATCAGTTCACTTTACTGGAAGATCAGATCTTGGAAATTGAAGTTTTTGAAAAAGACGGTGGAAGGCATCATAAAATTCAGGTAGAAAATGCTGATTTGATCAATGCAAAGCTCGTTAAGGACATTCATTTAAAACTGAAATAG
- the traM gene encoding conjugative transposon protein TraM yields the protein MKDSNTTQVRITEGSSDSSSSNDVQENRKLQLEELKKPLIYFLMTIVFVGCLYLIFKPKEKTTIEDVGFNSVIPQAADDQLQSDKQKAYEQQLLENKNDEKRNALTTLSDYWTDPATSKDGNMESVHAQSPTNPNSNILQGDHNAVNSYRNAQQTLGSFYSRDDQEVSQLKREISRLKNESSQNVSSPTGTTINDQLELMEKSYQMAAKYLPTSANQEKSEEKQLPEKDAEQKKVQVTAAQSVRKNLVSSIYREVSDSTLLTGLEKNRFNGLQNEHETTSFQNQNSIQAVIHETKTISSESMVSLRLSQPMMLGKMFIPAGTLVKASGKFQGGRLQLKISTIEYKGNIQQVEINIHDNDGQLGLNIPYSPEQNAVTEILGNMGQTSGTNIMMTQSAGQQIAADLTKGVVQGISGYFQKKVRLPKVTIKAGHQVFLVSKNN from the coding sequence ATGAAAGATTCAAATACAACACAGGTAAGAATTACTGAAGGATCTTCCGACTCATCATCAAGTAATGATGTTCAGGAGAACAGAAAATTACAGCTGGAAGAACTGAAGAAACCACTCATCTATTTTCTGATGACTATCGTTTTTGTCGGATGCCTATACCTGATTTTTAAACCTAAAGAAAAAACAACTATTGAGGATGTTGGTTTTAATTCTGTAATTCCACAGGCTGCCGATGATCAATTACAGTCAGACAAACAGAAAGCGTATGAACAGCAATTGTTGGAAAATAAAAATGACGAGAAAAGAAATGCGCTCACTACTTTGTCAGATTACTGGACTGATCCGGCAACTTCAAAAGATGGTAACATGGAAAGTGTACATGCTCAATCTCCAACAAATCCAAACAGTAACATTTTACAAGGTGACCATAACGCAGTCAACAGTTATCGCAATGCACAACAGACATTGGGTTCTTTTTACAGTCGAGATGATCAGGAAGTCAGTCAGCTGAAAAGAGAAATCTCCAGATTAAAAAATGAATCATCGCAAAACGTTTCATCACCGACCGGCACAACGATCAATGATCAACTTGAACTGATGGAAAAATCATATCAGATGGCTGCAAAATATCTTCCTACATCTGCCAATCAGGAAAAATCTGAAGAAAAGCAACTTCCTGAAAAGGACGCCGAACAGAAAAAAGTTCAGGTGACTGCTGCCCAGTCCGTCAGAAAGAATCTGGTTTCAAGTATTTATCGAGAGGTTAGTGACAGTACTCTTTTAACAGGATTGGAAAAAAACAGATTTAATGGGTTGCAAAATGAGCATGAAACTACCAGTTTTCAAAACCAGAACAGCATCCAGGCAGTCATCCATGAGACAAAAACCATTTCCAGTGAAAGCATGGTTTCACTGAGACTTTCACAACCGATGATGCTTGGAAAAATGTTCATTCCTGCAGGAACACTGGTAAAAGCATCCGGTAAATTTCAAGGCGGAAGACTGCAGCTAAAGATTTCCACGATTGAATATAAAGGCAATATCCAGCAAGTTGAAATTAATATTCATGACAATGACGGACAACTAGGACTCAATATTCCCTATTCACCAGAACAAAATGCAGTAACGGAAATTTTGGGAAATATGGGACAGACTTCAGGAACGAATATTATGATGACCCAATCAGCAGGACAACAAATTGCTGCAGATCTAACAAAAGGTGTTGTTCAGGGTATATCTGGATATTTCCAAAAGAAGGTCAGACTTCCAAAAGTCACTATTAAAGCCGGTCATCAGGTTTTTCTGGTTTCAAAAAATAACTAA
- the traK gene encoding conjugative transposon protein TraK — translation MEFKTLRNIENSFKQIRLFTFVFAILCFGVVGLVIFKSYQFAEEQRQKIYVLDNGKSLMVALSQDMSINRPVEAREHVRRFHELFFTIAPDKNAIESNVKRAFNLADQSAFDYYKDLSEKGYYNRIISGNIQQRIEVDSVVANFNNYPYAVQTFARQFIIRSSNLTIRSLITNCSLVNSVRSDSNPQGFTIEKFNVVENKDVETVDR, via the coding sequence ATGGAATTTAAAACCTTAAGAAATATAGAAAACAGTTTCAAACAGATCCGGTTATTCACCTTTGTTTTTGCCATATTATGCTTTGGAGTAGTGGGATTGGTGATTTTTAAATCTTACCAATTTGCAGAAGAACAACGACAGAAGATCTATGTTCTGGATAATGGAAAATCTCTGATGGTTGCGCTTTCTCAGGATATGTCCATCAACCGTCCTGTAGAGGCAAGAGAACATGTGAGGCGTTTTCATGAACTGTTCTTTACGATTGCTCCCGATAAAAATGCGATTGAAAGCAATGTCAAAAGAGCATTCAATCTGGCTGATCAGTCTGCCTTTGATTACTACAAAGATCTTTCAGAGAAAGGATATTACAATCGGATAATCAGTGGAAATATCCAGCAAAGGATCGAGGTTGATAGTGTTGTCGCCAATTTTAACAACTATCCTTATGCAGTACAAACCTTTGCACGACAGTTTATTATTCGATCAAGCAATCTCACGATACGAAGTCTGATTACCAACTGTTCACTGGTGAACTCTGTGAGATCAGACAGCAATCCTCAGGGATTTACCATTGAAAAATTCAACGTCGTTGAGAATAAAGATGTTGAAACCGTTGACCGTTAA
- the traJ gene encoding conjugative transposon protein TraJ has product MEPNNLHELLRSVYDEMMPLCADMAAVAKGVAGLGALFYVAIKVWQALSRAEPIDLFPMLRPFAIGICIMFFSTLVLGSINGVLSPIVQGSHSMLEDQVLDLNELQQKKDLLEREAMLRNPEMAYLISDEEFDKKLEELGWSPSDLVTMSGMYIEREMFSIKKDIRDGFREFLEILFQSAALVIDTIRTFFLIVLSILGPIAFAISVWDGFQSTLTQWLTRYISVYLWLPVADIFSSILAKIQSLIIEKDIEMLSDPNFIPDTSSTVYIIYMIIGIIGYFTVPTVTGWVIQAGGAGNFTRNVNQTAQKSGNIAGAAAGSATGNISGRLLK; this is encoded by the coding sequence ATGGAACCCAATAACTTACACGAATTACTTCGCTCCGTTTACGATGAAATGATGCCGTTATGTGCAGACATGGCTGCTGTTGCCAAAGGGGTTGCAGGATTAGGAGCCTTGTTTTATGTTGCCATCAAAGTATGGCAGGCATTGAGTCGCGCAGAACCCATCGATCTGTTTCCGATGTTAAGACCTTTTGCGATCGGAATTTGCATCATGTTCTTTTCAACACTTGTGCTTGGAAGTATTAACGGCGTTTTGAGTCCCATCGTTCAGGGAAGCCATTCCATGTTGGAGGATCAGGTTCTAGATCTCAATGAATTGCAGCAGAAAAAAGACCTGTTAGAAAGAGAAGCCATGCTCAGAAATCCTGAGATGGCGTATCTGATCTCCGATGAAGAATTTGATAAAAAACTGGAAGAATTAGGCTGGTCACCTTCAGATCTGGTCACCATGTCCGGAATGTATATTGAACGAGAAATGTTTTCTATTAAAAAAGACATTAGAGATGGTTTTCGGGAATTCCTCGAAATCTTATTTCAATCTGCTGCACTGGTCATCGACACGATACGGACTTTCTTCTTGATTGTTTTATCAATCCTCGGACCTATTGCTTTTGCGATTTCTGTTTGGGATGGATTTCAGAGTACGCTCACCCAATGGCTCACCAGATACATCAGTGTGTATTTATGGCTTCCGGTTGCGGATATTTTCAGTTCTATACTTGCCAAGATTCAGTCGCTTATTATTGAAAAAGATATCGAGATGCTGTCTGATCCAAACTTCATTCCGGATACTTCAAGCACCGTTTACATCATTTATATGATTATTGGGATCATTGGATATTTTACCGTTCCCACAGTGACAGGCTGGGTGATCCAGGCAGGTGGAGCTGGAAACTTCACAAGAAACGTTAACCAAACCGCACAGAAATCCGGAAACATTGCTGGCGCCGCTGCCGGTTCAGCAACAGGCAATATTTCAGGAAGATTATTAAAATAA
- a CDS encoding DUF4141 domain-containing protein — translation MKNLIIKTVMVAVLATTTFAKAQFVVTDPANLASGILNSANEIVQTSNTVSNVVKNFNEVKKVYEQGKEYYDKLKAVNNLVKDARKVQQTVLMVGDVSEMYVNNFGKMLNDPNFNAQELTAIANGYSQLLNESTELLKDLKQIVNTSSLSLNDKERMDIIDRVYKEVKDYHNLVRYYTNKNISVSYLRAKKQNNTQRVLNLYGTANQKYW, via the coding sequence ATGAAAAATCTAATCATTAAAACTGTGATGGTAGCGGTTCTTGCTACAACAACATTCGCAAAAGCACAATTCGTAGTGACCGATCCGGCCAATCTCGCTTCAGGAATTTTAAATTCAGCCAATGAAATTGTACAAACTTCCAATACCGTCTCCAATGTCGTCAAAAACTTCAATGAAGTAAAAAAAGTCTACGAACAGGGAAAGGAATATTATGACAAGCTCAAAGCCGTCAATAATCTGGTTAAAGATGCAAGAAAAGTTCAGCAGACCGTACTGATGGTCGGCGACGTTTCGGAAATGTATGTCAATAATTTCGGGAAGATGCTGAATGATCCCAACTTCAATGCTCAGGAACTGACCGCCATTGCCAATGGATATTCCCAACTATTAAACGAGAGCACAGAGCTATTGAAAGATTTAAAGCAGATCGTCAATACGAGCAGCCTTTCCCTGAACGACAAAGAAAGAATGGACATCATTGACCGGGTCTACAAAGAAGTAAAAGACTATCATAATCTGGTTCGCTACTACACCAATAAGAATATTTCTGTTAGCTACCTAAGAGCAAAAAAACAGAACAATACCCAAAGAGTATTGAATTTGTACGGAACTGCCAACCAAAAATACTGGTAA
- a CDS encoding TraG family conjugative transposon ATPase: MRNTSKAATLESKFPLLALEENCIISKDADVTVCFKVKLPELFTVASAEYEAIHSAWFKAIKTLPDYSIVHKQDWFIKENYNPHLSKEDQSFLSKSFERHFNERPFLNHYCYLFVTKTSKERMRMQSNFSSLCKGKLIPKEIRDKEIISRFMEAVDQLERIMNDSGYVRLERMTEEEITGTKDQSGILEQYLTLSRDINPSLQDINLGAEEMRIGNNRISMHTLSDTDDLPGTVSSHSRYEKLSTDRSDCLLSFASPVGLLLNCNHIYNQYLFIDNSDDNLSKFEKSARNMHSLARYSRANQINKEWIEKYLNEAHSFGLQSIRAHFNVMSWSDNPAELKQIKNDTGSALALMECKPRHNTTDVATLYWAGIPGNAGDFPSEESFYTFIEPALCFFTEETNYQNSPSPFGIKMADRLTGKPIHLDISDLPMKQGIITNRNKFILGPSGSGKSFFTNHMVRQYYEQGAHVLLVDTGNSYQGLCELIKGKTKGEDGVYFTYTEDNPIAFNPFYTDDGIFDIEKRESIKTLILTLWKRDDEPPTRSEEVALSNAVSGYIEQIKKTDQHPSFNGFYHYVKDDYQAVLEQKKVREKDFDIANFLNVLEPYYKGGEYDYLLNSDKQLDLLSKRFIVFEIDAIKDHKILFPIVTIIIMEVFINKMRRLKGIRKLILIEEAWKAIAKEGMAEYIKYLFKTVRKFFGEAIVVTQEVDDIIQSPIVKESIINNSDCKILLDQRKYMNKFDDIQAMLGLTDKEKAQVLSINMNNDPKRLYKEVWIGLGGTHSAVYATEVSTEEYLAYTTEETEKLEVMNLASELDGNVEHAIKRISLKRIKLNKEN, encoded by the coding sequence ATGAGAAATACATCAAAAGCAGCTACCCTTGAAAGTAAGTTCCCATTATTGGCTTTAGAAGAAAACTGTATTATTTCAAAAGACGCAGATGTGACGGTTTGTTTTAAAGTCAAATTGCCAGAATTGTTTACCGTCGCTTCAGCAGAATATGAAGCCATCCATTCCGCATGGTTTAAGGCGATCAAAACTTTACCGGATTACAGCATCGTTCATAAGCAGGATTGGTTTATCAAAGAAAACTACAATCCCCATCTGTCGAAAGAGGATCAGAGTTTTCTGTCTAAATCGTTTGAAAGACATTTCAACGAAAGACCTTTTCTGAATCATTACTGCTATCTCTTTGTTACCAAAACAAGCAAAGAAAGAATGAGAATGCAGAGCAATTTCTCATCCTTATGCAAAGGAAAACTCATCCCAAAAGAGATCAGAGATAAAGAAATCATCAGCAGATTTATGGAAGCGGTTGATCAGTTGGAAAGAATCATGAATGACAGCGGTTATGTGCGACTGGAAAGAATGACTGAAGAGGAAATCACCGGAACAAAAGATCAGTCAGGAATTTTAGAACAATACCTGACTTTATCCAGAGACATCAATCCTTCCCTTCAGGACATCAATCTGGGAGCTGAAGAAATGAGAATCGGCAATAACCGAATCAGTATGCACACACTGTCAGATACCGATGATCTTCCCGGAACGGTTTCATCACATAGTCGTTACGAAAAACTCAGTACAGATCGGAGCGATTGTCTGCTGTCATTTGCTTCTCCGGTAGGACTCTTACTCAATTGCAATCACATCTACAATCAATATCTGTTCATCGACAACAGTGATGACAACTTAAGTAAGTTTGAAAAGTCAGCCAGAAATATGCACTCACTGGCCAGATACAGCCGGGCGAATCAGATCAACAAAGAATGGATTGAAAAATACCTCAATGAAGCCCATTCATTTGGACTGCAATCCATCCGTGCCCATTTCAATGTGATGTCGTGGTCAGACAATCCTGCTGAATTAAAACAGATCAAGAATGATACAGGAAGTGCTTTGGCTTTGATGGAATGTAAACCCCGTCATAATACCACAGATGTAGCCACTTTATATTGGGCAGGAATTCCCGGAAATGCAGGTGATTTTCCCAGTGAAGAAAGCTTCTACACGTTCATCGAACCTGCTTTGTGCTTTTTCACCGAAGAAACCAATTATCAGAATTCACCGTCTCCTTTTGGAATTAAGATGGCAGATCGATTGACCGGAAAACCCATTCACTTGGACATCTCCGATCTTCCGATGAAGCAGGGAATCATTACAAACCGTAACAAGTTTATTCTCGGACCTTCAGGAAGCGGTAAATCATTTTTTACCAATCATATGGTCAGACAGTATTATGAGCAGGGAGCTCATGTTCTTTTAGTTGATACTGGAAATTCCTACCAGGGTTTATGCGAATTGATTAAAGGCAAAACAAAAGGGGAGGACGGAGTGTATTTTACCTACACCGAAGATAACCCGATTGCATTCAATCCGTTCTACACAGACGATGGCATCTTTGATATTGAAAAAAGAGAGAGCATCAAAACCTTGATCCTTACCCTGTGGAAAAGAGATGACGAACCGCCTACACGATCAGAAGAAGTGGCGTTATCCAATGCTGTCAGCGGTTATATTGAGCAAATCAAAAAAACAGATCAACATCCATCATTTAATGGTTTTTACCATTATGTTAAAGACGATTATCAGGCAGTTTTAGAACAAAAGAAAGTTCGTGAAAAAGATTTCGACATTGCCAACTTCCTGAATGTTCTCGAGCCGTATTATAAAGGTGGCGAGTACGATTATCTGCTCAATTCAGACAAACAGTTGGATCTATTGTCCAAACGATTTATTGTATTCGAGATCGATGCCATCAAAGATCATAAGATACTGTTTCCCATCGTAACCATCATCATTATGGAAGTTTTTATCAACAAGATGAGAAGACTGAAAGGAATCAGAAAACTCATTCTGATAGAAGAAGCATGGAAAGCGATTGCTAAAGAAGGCATGGCAGAATACATCAAATATTTATTCAAGACCGTAAGAAAATTCTTTGGTGAAGCTATTGTCGTAACGCAGGAAGTCGATGACATCATTCAATCACCGATTGTCAAGGAAAGCATCATCAACAATTCAGACTGCAAGATCTTATTGGATCAAAGGAAATACATGAATAAGTTCGATGATATTCAGGCAATGCTTGGTTTGACTGACAAGGAAAAAGCTCAGGTACTTTCCATCAACATGAACAATGATCCAAAAAGACTCTACAAAGAAGTCTGGATCGGATTGGGTGGAACTCATTCCGCAGTCTATGCTACCGAAGTATCTACTGAAGAATATCTCGCATACACCACCGAGGAAACTGAAAAATTGGAAGTCATGAATCTGGCTTCAGAACTTGATGGCAATGTCGAACACGCTATCAAGAGGATCTCATTAAAGAGAATCAAATTGAACAAAGAAAATTAA
- a CDS encoding DUF4133 domain-containing protein: MNTYHINKGIGRTVEFKGLKAQYLFIFAGGLLGLLVLVMILYMAGVNTYMCLAIGGLTSSTLIWQTFSLNRKYGEHGLMKLGAKKKHPQYIISRKSIFRYIDINSKKATA; encoded by the coding sequence ATGAATACTTATCATATCAACAAAGGAATCGGGAGAACGGTTGAGTTCAAAGGACTGAAAGCGCAGTACCTCTTCATCTTCGCAGGAGGTTTGCTCGGGCTCCTGGTCTTGGTCATGATCCTCTATATGGCCGGAGTCAATACCTACATGTGTTTAGCCATTGGAGGACTGACCAGCAGTACATTGATTTGGCAGACCTTCTCACTAAACAGAAAATATGGGGAGCATGGACTGATGAAATTAGGTGCGAAGAAAAAGCATCCGCAATATATCATCAGCCGAAAGTCCATTTTCAGATACATCGACATCAATTCTAAAAAAGCTACAGCATGA